A region from the Vicia villosa cultivar HV-30 ecotype Madison, WI linkage group LG3, Vvil1.0, whole genome shotgun sequence genome encodes:
- the LOC131660655 gene encoding uncharacterized protein LOC131660655, with protein MMVNNDDWSRAAMKDDSILVEFLIQLKHGVTTKSQPLPFTWGNKQPRSRSRITASVSRCDRAFSTRCSPTTPLSWSGGASPSVTADGYEDSSRYPNHHAVRSKATATSGYTSNSASNKRCRKKKSFAELKEEESSLMREKIYLEREIATKNANFEVMRTTNESLKRMKLGFGSKSHSKPSSTSVELRGTVAGQPHQRIVSSEVHNTQDNTRPQASESRPNRIESTGESFFMIPDLNMMPSDDGMS; from the exons ATGATGGTCAACAACGATGACTGGTCCAGAGCGGCCATGAAAGACGACTCGATTCTCGTCGAGTTTCTCATACAGCTAAAACACGGCGTGACGACTAAATCTCAACCACTGCCGTTCACTTGGGGGAACAAACAACCACGCTCAAGATCGAGGATAACCGCCTCCGTCTCTCGCTGCGACCGCGCTTTCTCAACCAGATGCAGTCCGACAACGCCGCTCTCTTGGAGTGGTGGTGCTTCTCCGTCTGTAACGGCTGATGGTTACGAAGATTCCAGCCGCTATCCAAACCACCACGCCGTCAGATCCAAG GCTACAGCAACAAGTGGATACACAAGCAATTCCGCTTCTAACAAAAGGTGCAGAAAGAAAAAG TCTTTTGCAGAATTGAAGGAAGAAGAGAGCTCCTTGATGAGGGAAAAGATCTATTTAGAAAGG GAGATTGCCACTAAAAATGCAAATTTTGAGGTAATGAGAACTACGAATGAGAGTTTGAAGAGGATGAAG CTTGGTTTCGGATCAAAATCTCATAGCAAGCCAAGTTCAACTTCTGTTGAACTACGGGGTACAGTTGCTGGTCAACCCCACCAGAGAATAGTATCTTCTGAGGTCCATAACACTCAAGACAATACTCGTCCACAAGCATCAGAATCTAGACCAAATAGAATTGAGTCAACCGGGGAAAGTTTTTTCATGATACCAGATCTAAATATGATGCCATCTGATGATGGTATGAGTTGA